The following are from one region of the Myxocyprinus asiaticus isolate MX2 ecotype Aquarium Trade chromosome 2, UBuf_Myxa_2, whole genome shotgun sequence genome:
- the kiaa0895l gene encoding microtubule-associated tyrosine carboxypeptidase isoform X1, with the protein MVLDLGENCMEQANGGRLSKNVSEMLEPEPSTEKPKAVRSRTTSITQRDRPTHNGPCTTSDSSSRVHRRLRESEGRRKGETAQPGEFAKQAPCRRPLSLEIKPQRVRAMQQLVPKVIQPPWRSGGPSPPMRSLTSPSLGPGNWLRRSESTCTMNSTTPSRAGRVRMRPATSLPHIARGLGSLPSPSTPRGPCLLVALRPINMEQERETFFRSNYEYEPQFEYSSPEPSTVLEKYREGSGLFLSQAVRIMECVLRKYGTYENFEEVTGGNLLPKSQVWAATRKYLQKEGCVGEVVVSLSDELLSQAVMQVERCRPTLTINLSGARQHWLEGMLRHEIGTHYLRGVNNSLQPWATSVGRMQFGLKPANPTEEGLASLHSVLLRKQPFLWRAALLYYTVYHATNMSFSQLFSHIARFVQDPAVRWEYCLRAKRGQTDTSKPGCFSKDQVYLDGILKILRHRRNIDFKILTSLGKVSYEDVDRLRHLAVLNGTRIPHFMQDEERYLQHLDNIVTVNELNDAELQELIP; encoded by the exons ATGGTGCTGGACCTGGGTGAGAACTGCATGGAGCAGGCTAATGGAGGAAGACTCTCAAAGAATGTCTCAGAAATGTTGGAACCAGAGCCCAGCACAGAGAAACCCAAAGCAGTGAGGTCCAGAACCACCAGTATCACCCAAAGAGACAGACCCACCCACAATGGGCCTTGTACCACTTCGGATAGCAGCTCCCGGGTACATCGAAGGCTCAGAGAGTCGGAAGGTAGGAGAAAAGGCGAAACTGCACAGCCCGGTGAATTTGCCAAACAGGCACCATGTCGAAGACCCCTCAGTCTGGAGATCAAACCGCAGCGAGTTCGAGCAATGCAGCAGCTGGTGCCGAAGGTGATACAGCCGCCATGGCGCAGTGGTGGTCCTTCCCCGCCCATGCGAAGCCTGACAAGCCCGAGTTTGGGGCCGGGAAACTGGCTTCGCCGGAGCGAGAGCACTTGCACGATGAATTCCACAACACCCTCGCGTGCCGGCAGGGTTCGAATGAGGCCTGCCACCTCCTTGCCACATATTGCCAGGGGTCTCGGATCACTTCCCTCACCGTCAACACCTCGCGGGCCTTGCCTGCTTGTCGCTCTTCGCCCAATAAACATGGAACAAGAGCGTGAGACCTTTTTTCGCTCCAACTATGAATACGAGCCCCAGTTTGAGTATTCCTCCCCAGAGCCCAGCACTGTTTTGGAGAAGTACAGAGAAGGGTCTGGTCTCTTCCTGTCCCAG GCAGTCAGAATTATGGAGTGTGTCTTGAGGAAGTATGGTACCTATGAGAACTTCGAAGAGGTCACAGGAGGCAACTTGCTACCGAAGAGTCAAGTGTGGGCTGCCACACGTAAATACTTGCAGAAGGAGGGCTGTGTTGGTGAG GTGGTTGTATCTCTTTCCGATGAGCTTCTATCTCAGGCAGTAATGCAGGTGGAGAGATGTCGGCCAACACTAACTATCAACCTGTCAGGAGCACGTCAACATTGGCTCGAGGGAATGCTGAGACATGAGATTG GCACGCATTACTTACGGGGTGTGAATAACAGCTTGCAACCGTGGGCCACTTCTGTCGGGAGAATGCAGTTTGGACTGAAACCAGCTAATCCTACTGAAGAGGGGCTCGCCAGTCTTCACAGTGTGTTGCTACGGAAACAGCCCTTCCTGTGGCGAGCCGCTctgctatactatactgtataccATGCCACTAACATGAGCTTTAGCCAACTGTTCAGCCATATCGCTCGCTTTGTCCAAGATCCTGCTGTACGCTGGGAGTACTGCCTCCGTGCCAAACGAGGACAAACGGATACCTCTAAACCAG GCTGCTTTAGTAAAGATCAGGTCTACCTTGATGGAATTCTCAAGATATTACGCCACAGGAGAAACATTGATTTCAAGATATTAACCTCTCTTGGAAAG GTGTCCTATGAAGATGTGGACAGACTTCGGCATTTGGCTGTTCTCAATGGAACAAGAATTCCTCACTTCATGCAGGATGAAGAACGTTATCTTCAGCATCTCGACAACATTGTCACAGTCAATGAACTGAATGATGCAGAGCTTCAAGAGCTCATTCCATGA
- the kiaa0895l gene encoding microtubule-associated tyrosine carboxypeptidase isoform X2: MECVLRKYGTYENFEEVTGGNLLPKSQVWAATRKYLQKEGCVGEVVVSLSDELLSQAVMQVERCRPTLTINLSGARQHWLEGMLRHEIGTHYLRGVNNSLQPWATSVGRMQFGLKPANPTEEGLASLHSVLLRKQPFLWRAALLYYTVYHATNMSFSQLFSHIARFVQDPAVRWEYCLRAKRGQTDTSKPGCFSKDQVYLDGILKILRHRRNIDFKILTSLGKVSYEDVDRLRHLAVLNGTRIPHFMQDEERYLQHLDNIVTVNELNDAELQELIP, encoded by the exons ATGGAGTGTGTCTTGAGGAAGTATGGTACCTATGAGAACTTCGAAGAGGTCACAGGAGGCAACTTGCTACCGAAGAGTCAAGTGTGGGCTGCCACACGTAAATACTTGCAGAAGGAGGGCTGTGTTGGTGAG GTGGTTGTATCTCTTTCCGATGAGCTTCTATCTCAGGCAGTAATGCAGGTGGAGAGATGTCGGCCAACACTAACTATCAACCTGTCAGGAGCACGTCAACATTGGCTCGAGGGAATGCTGAGACATGAGATTG GCACGCATTACTTACGGGGTGTGAATAACAGCTTGCAACCGTGGGCCACTTCTGTCGGGAGAATGCAGTTTGGACTGAAACCAGCTAATCCTACTGAAGAGGGGCTCGCCAGTCTTCACAGTGTGTTGCTACGGAAACAGCCCTTCCTGTGGCGAGCCGCTctgctatactatactgtataccATGCCACTAACATGAGCTTTAGCCAACTGTTCAGCCATATCGCTCGCTTTGTCCAAGATCCTGCTGTACGCTGGGAGTACTGCCTCCGTGCCAAACGAGGACAAACGGATACCTCTAAACCAG GCTGCTTTAGTAAAGATCAGGTCTACCTTGATGGAATTCTCAAGATATTACGCCACAGGAGAAACATTGATTTCAAGATATTAACCTCTCTTGGAAAG GTGTCCTATGAAGATGTGGACAGACTTCGGCATTTGGCTGTTCTCAATGGAACAAGAATTCCTCACTTCATGCAGGATGAAGAACGTTATCTTCAGCATCTCGACAACATTGTCACAGTCAATGAACTGAATGATGCAGAGCTTCAAGAGCTCATTCCATGA